In Methanofervidicoccus abyssi, the following proteins share a genomic window:
- a CDS encoding TIM barrel protein: MLNFGTAGIPLNTKPRTTKNAFYLLRKMNLNAMELEFVHGVNIKEKGAKDLVEHSKKIVVSAHAPYYINLNAKEEEKVIRSINHIINTGKIINIFNKYSDANRNIIFHPGYYLKMDKKEVYKIMVKNIEKIINYLKENRINVMLRPETTGKITQFGDLDEILSLSHELGILPCIDFAHIYARSMGKINDYNAFYKILEKVENTLGKKGIYDMHIHISGIDYGKGGEKNHLPLKESNFNYRSLLKALKDYGVRGTVICESPKLEYDALILKREYEELE; this comes from the coding sequence ATGTTAAACTTTGGAACTGCAGGCATACCTTTAAATACAAAACCAAGGACTACTAAAAACGCCTTTTACCTCCTAAGGAAGATGAATTTAAATGCCATGGAATTAGAGTTTGTCCATGGAGTCAATATAAAAGAGAAAGGTGCTAAGGATCTGGTGGAACATTCAAAGAAGATTGTAGTAAGTGCCCATGCACCCTATTATATAAATCTAAATGCAAAAGAAGAAGAAAAGGTTATAAGAAGTATAAACCATATAATAAATACTGGGAAGATTATCAACATCTTTAACAAATACTCTGATGCTAATAGAAATATTATTTTTCATCCAGGATATTATCTTAAGATGGATAAAAAGGAAGTATATAAAATCATGGTGAAGAACATAGAAAAGATAATAAACTACCTGAAGGAGAACAGGATAAATGTGATGTTGAGACCAGAGACTACTGGAAAAATTACTCAGTTTGGGGACTTAGATGAAATACTCTCCCTCTCCCACGAACTTGGAATACTGCCCTGTATAGATTTTGCCCATATATATGCAAGGAGTATGGGAAAGATAAACGACTACAACGCGTTTTACAAGATACTGGAGAAGGTAGAAAATACCTTAGGAAAAAAGGGGATATACGATATGCATATTCATATATCAGGAATTGACTATGGAAAAGGAGGGGAGAAGAATCACCTCCCCCTTAAGGAGTCGAACTTTAATTACAGATCCCTTCTAAAGGCTCTGAAAGATTATGGTGTAAGGGGCACTGTCATCTGTGAGAGTCCAAAGTTGGAATACGATGCCCTTATCTTAAAGAGGGAGTATGAAGAGTTAGAATGA
- the pyrG gene encoding glutamine hydrolyzing CTP synthase: protein MKYIFITGGVVSSLGKGITASSIGRLLKARNFNVNMVKIDPYLQIDAGTMSPYEHGEVFVTDDGGETDLDIGNYERFIDISLKADNNITAGKVYKTVLEKERRGDYLGKTVQVIPHITDEIKSRIKKLGEGYDITIVEIGGTVGDIESLPFLEAIRQFKKDVGKDNVLYIHVSLLPYLRTSGEVKTKPTQHSVKELRSIGIQPDILICRTEVSIGKKIREKLALFCDVDKEAVIEARDAKTIYEVPLNLEKEGLGNLIVKKLKLVEVYRKKYGEDINRVFKPDLSKWRAMVDRIINPLHEITVAIVGKYVKLKDAYMSVIEALVHAGAKNDTRVNIKWINAEELETKNYINILNNYRENGEVGGILVPGGFGERGINGKINAIRYARENRIPFLGICLGMQCAVIEYSRNVCNLEGANSTEFDKDTPHPVVDLLPEQVNLKEKGGTMRLGAYPAVLREDTLTYSLYGSKIVYERHRHRYEVNPEYHHILEKNGLTISGTSPDGKLAEFIELKDHPFFIATQGHPEFKSRPNRPHPLFDGFVRTILQNKLG, encoded by the coding sequence ATGAAGTATATATTTATTACAGGAGGGGTGGTTTCCTCCTTAGGTAAAGGTATCACTGCATCTTCCATAGGGAGACTTCTCAAGGCTCGTAATTTCAACGTTAATATGGTTAAGATAGATCCTTACCTCCAGATAGATGCAGGTACCATGTCTCCATATGAGCATGGAGAAGTTTTTGTTACAGATGATGGAGGAGAGACTGACTTAGATATTGGAAACTACGAGAGGTTTATAGATATATCTCTAAAGGCCGATAACAACATAACCGCTGGAAAGGTGTATAAAACTGTCTTGGAGAAGGAGAGGAGGGGGGACTACTTAGGAAAAACTGTCCAAGTGATACCTCATATTACAGATGAGATAAAGAGTAGAATAAAGAAGCTAGGAGAAGGCTACGATATTACCATAGTGGAGATAGGAGGTACAGTTGGAGATATAGAGAGTTTACCATTCTTAGAGGCGATAAGACAGTTTAAGAAGGATGTTGGAAAAGATAACGTACTCTACATCCACGTATCCCTTCTACCTTACCTACGAACCTCTGGAGAGGTAAAGACAAAACCTACACAACACAGTGTAAAGGAGTTAAGGAGTATAGGTATCCAACCTGATATACTCATATGTAGAACTGAGGTATCTATTGGGAAGAAGATCAGGGAGAAGTTAGCACTCTTCTGTGATGTGGACAAAGAGGCTGTAATTGAGGCAAGGGATGCTAAGACTATCTACGAGGTACCTTTAAACCTTGAGAAGGAGGGTTTAGGTAATCTCATCGTAAAGAAACTTAAACTGGTAGAGGTGTATCGTAAAAAGTACGGTGAAGATATTAACAGGGTTTTTAAGCCTGATCTATCTAAGTGGAGGGCTATGGTAGATAGGATAATAAATCCACTTCACGAGATCACAGTTGCTATAGTGGGTAAGTACGTTAAACTAAAAGATGCCTATATGAGTGTAATAGAGGCTCTAGTTCATGCAGGAGCGAAGAATGATACAAGGGTTAATATCAAATGGATAAATGCCGAAGAGTTGGAGACGAAAAATTACATTAATATTCTTAACAACTATAGAGAGAATGGAGAGGTAGGAGGTATATTAGTCCCAGGTGGATTTGGAGAGAGAGGAATTAATGGTAAGATAAATGCGATCAGATACGCCAGGGAGAATAGGATACCTTTCCTAGGCATATGTTTAGGGATGCAGTGTGCAGTGATAGAGTACTCCAGGAACGTCTGTAATCTAGAGGGGGCGAATTCCACAGAGTTTGACAAGGACACTCCTCATCCTGTGGTAGATCTCCTACCTGAACAGGTTAATCTGAAGGAGAAAGGAGGTACTATGAGACTTGGTGCCTACCCCGCAGTGTTGAGGGAAGATACCTTAACATATTCTTTATATGGGAGTAAGATAGTTTATGAGAGACATAGACATAGGTACGAGGTGAATCCAGAGTACCATCACATCCTTGAGAAAAACGGTTTAACAATTTCTGGAACATCTCCAGATGGAAAACTAGCAGAGTTTATAGAGTTAAAAGACCATCCCTTCTTCATAGCAACCCAGGGACATCCAGAGTTTAAATCAAGACCTAATAGACCTCATCCACTCTTCGATGGATTTGTCAGAACTATTCTTCAAAACAAACTTGGGTGA
- a CDS encoding class III signal peptide-containing protein has protein sequence MLSVKKLLSKNGQISLEFSILMITVVLAAVIVGYYMIETSLSIRDTSINTINNTSNTILRVLSTV, from the coding sequence ATGTTGTCAGTGAAAAAGTTACTCTCCAAAAATGGACAGATAAGTTTAGAGTTTAGTATTCTAATGATAACTGTTGTCCTTGCAGCAGTGATAGTAGGATATTATATGATTGAAACATCTTTAAGTATTAGAGATACTTCCATAAATACTATAAATAACACTTCCAATACCATACTTCGGGTATTGAGTACTGTATAA
- a CDS encoding tRNA (adenine-N1)-methyltransferase, which produces MVKTLRKKLLVDERGKKYLLKKDVERFGNDLGVVDLKGIKEGSVLKSHKGHTFYLLEPTIYDVVKKMKRRVTTLLPKDIGIILTYCGIADGETVVEAGTGSGALTIYLANAVGKRGKVITYEKRPEFAKVARENLASVGLVRRGQRIIGLDEDDILDKEREENEDGLYNVVQKIGDVTQGIEERDIDVVVLDLPDPWNVVEHAKKALNKAKGRIAIYVPYIEQAKKSVEALKKHGFMEIRTVECLVRDIEISEKGARPSPRMIGHTGYIVVARVKPENDDRE; this is translated from the coding sequence ATGGTGAAAACCTTGAGAAAGAAACTTCTTGTAGATGAAAGGGGGAAAAAATATCTACTGAAAAAGGATGTTGAAAGGTTTGGTAATGATTTAGGTGTAGTTGATCTAAAAGGTATAAAAGAGGGAAGTGTATTAAAGTCTCATAAGGGCCACACTTTCTACCTCTTGGAGCCTACTATATACGACGTAGTTAAAAAGATGAAGAGAAGGGTAACTACGTTGTTGCCTAAGGATATAGGCATTATCCTTACTTACTGTGGGATAGCAGATGGAGAAACTGTCGTGGAAGCAGGTACTGGGTCTGGGGCTCTAACCATCTATCTTGCAAATGCAGTTGGAAAGAGAGGTAAAGTTATTACCTACGAGAAGAGGCCTGAATTTGCTAAGGTGGCAAGGGAGAATTTGGCATCTGTTGGATTGGTGAGAAGAGGGCAGAGGATAATAGGACTAGATGAAGACGATATCTTAGATAAAGAAAGAGAGGAAAATGAAGATGGATTGTACAACGTTGTTCAGAAGATTGGGGATGTTACCCAGGGTATAGAGGAGAGAGATATAGATGTTGTGGTGTTAGATCTTCCAGATCCCTGGAACGTTGTAGAACATGCAAAAAAGGCCCTGAATAAGGCTAAAGGTAGGATTGCAATATACGTTCCTTATATTGAACAGGCGAAAAAAAGCGTAGAGGCTTTAAAAAAACATGGGTTTATGGAGATAAGAACTGTTGAATGTTTAGTCAGAGATATAGAAATATCGGAGAAAGGTGCTAGACCTTCTCCCAGGATGATAGGGCATACTGGGTATATAGTAGTAGCGAGGGTAAAACCTGAGAATGATGATAGAGAATAA
- the rnhB gene encoding ribonuclease HII, with translation MEENSTIILGLDEAGRGPVLGPMVIALVKAREKDLEEFNKWGLKDSKKLNKNKRNELYNLIVNRYEVKTIVLEAKDIDEMIKRSNLDNIEIGIFSKLINKVLKEEYKIENRDDICTYYDKKFKIYIDACSNNEKVFLNKIKSKLIFYNSNIEIIAEHKADNKYKIVSAASIVAKVTRDRIIDNYKKIYGEIGSGYPSDRVTINYLRNYIKEYGELPEIARKCWKTSREMLRSVLKDRGSSKDKRYVQKRLI, from the coding sequence ATGGAAGAGAACAGCACAATAATACTGGGATTAGATGAAGCTGGGAGGGGCCCTGTCTTAGGTCCTATGGTAATAGCACTTGTCAAAGCTAGAGAGAAGGATCTGGAGGAGTTTAACAAATGGGGCCTGAAAGATAGTAAAAAATTGAATAAAAACAAGAGAAATGAACTGTACAATTTAATAGTAAATAGGTACGAAGTTAAAACTATTGTTCTTGAAGCTAAAGATATAGATGAAATGATAAAGAGAAGTAATTTGGACAACATAGAAATTGGGATATTCTCAAAACTGATAAATAAAGTATTGAAAGAGGAGTATAAGATAGAAAACAGGGACGATATATGCACTTATTACGATAAGAAGTTTAAGATATACATAGATGCCTGTAGTAACAACGAGAAGGTATTTTTAAATAAGATAAAGTCTAAGTTGATATTCTATAACAGCAATATCGAAATAATTGCTGAACATAAGGCTGATAATAAGTATAAGATAGTTTCTGCCGCATCCATTGTAGCAAAGGTTACCAGGGATAGGATAATAGATAATTACAAGAAGATATACGGGGAGATTGGGAGTGGATATCCAAGTGACAGAGTTACTATAAACTATCTGAGAAACTATATCAAAGAGTATGGCGAACTACCAGAAATCGCCAGAAAATGCTGGAAGACTTCTCGAGAGATGTTGAGAAGTGTATTAAAAGATAGAGGGAGTTCTAAGGATAAAAGGTATGTCCAGAAAAGGTTGATATGA
- a CDS encoding MBL fold metallo-hydrolase — protein sequence MEIVVLIDNIASKPYIAQHGLSVIIKTEDKKILFDTGQDPCTLKRNLKLIGEDDNFDCIVISHGHYDHADGLKYFIEKGESRPKIPIYIHPEAFVDRYIEGRYIGIDKELKECLKRENLILVNDKPRYERDMIVSGKVERLFPHENDPFYMVLKDGTHKIDYVNDDMFIIVEDVVFTGCAHSGIINVIEYAKKINKKVRGVVGGFHLMHASKKYIKMIYDYFSIHNFEFIMPLHCTGLYATKILSKLNNFIYGHVGKKLIV from the coding sequence ATGGAAATCGTAGTTCTTATTGACAACATCGCCAGTAAACCCTATATTGCCCAACATGGTTTATCTGTAATTATAAAAACTGAAGATAAAAAAATACTATTTGATACGGGTCAGGATCCCTGTACGTTAAAGAGAAATTTGAAATTAATAGGAGAAGACGACAACTTTGACTGTATAGTTATAAGTCATGGTCATTACGACCATGCAGATGGTTTGAAATACTTTATAGAGAAAGGAGAAAGTAGACCTAAGATACCTATCTATATTCATCCAGAAGCCTTTGTAGATAGATATATAGAAGGAAGGTACATAGGGATAGATAAAGAACTGAAAGAGTGTCTAAAAAGGGAGAATCTAATACTTGTAAATGATAAACCTCGCTATGAAAGAGATATGATAGTATCTGGAAAAGTTGAAAGGTTATTTCCCCACGAGAACGATCCATTTTATATGGTGTTAAAGGATGGGACACATAAAATAGACTACGTAAATGACGATATGTTTATAATTGTGGAAGATGTAGTATTTACAGGATGTGCCCACAGTGGAATAATCAACGTCATAGAATACGCTAAGAAGATAAATAAGAAGGTTAGGGGAGTTGTGGGAGGTTTCCATCTAATGCACGCTTCAAAGAAATATATAAAAATGATATACGATTATTTCTCTATACACAACTTTGAATTTATAATGCCCCTACACTGCACAGGTCTATACGCTACGAAAATCTTAAGTAAATTGAATAATTTTATATATGGACACGTTGGTAAAAAGCTGATAGTGTAG
- a CDS encoding flippase has translation MIKNLLKRLKKDHLVRDSVYMILSNIYSKGMAYLFYFVTALILGTEGFGILKGLMPLMDTITILFCSGIPPSMARYISQYSERDHTWIFSILFIMIILSTFGALSIFLLRYIVGGGYENIDTSIYLVVGFTVISSSFISWSRGVLQGFLKMKDLSKTWIVEYLFKIPLAVILSIYLGVLGAILSISLSYIFGGFFGFRLLRRYVSMEKLDIINTLIEKRDLIKEVILYSIPIALGTASYRLLNDLDSIVIMSLLGAQDNGIYGYASLISRGVFLFASAVGIPLLPRVAKTRDFKSIKKALLINLVLITPVLLIMFLFPEKVLRIFFGVEDERAVISLKILSISAGFMSSYTVCASALQGLGYGRIPLYILLVGIALNGILNYLLVKKIGIIGGAYGTLVSSILIFTLITIYLKRVYKKCGGGDLNP, from the coding sequence ATGATAAAAAACCTCCTAAAAAGATTGAAAAAGGATCATCTCGTTAGAGACAGTGTCTATATGATACTTTCCAACATCTACTCCAAGGGCATGGCTTATCTATTTTACTTTGTAACTGCTCTTATCCTAGGGACAGAAGGTTTTGGTATCTTGAAGGGATTAATGCCTCTAATGGATACTATTACCATACTCTTCTGTTCAGGAATACCTCCATCTATGGCAAGGTATATCTCCCAATATTCAGAAAGAGATCACACTTGGATCTTCTCTATCTTGTTTATAATGATAATACTTTCTACCTTTGGTGCCTTATCTATCTTCCTTCTCAGGTATATCGTAGGAGGAGGTTATGAAAATATAGATACCTCAATTTACTTAGTGGTAGGTTTTACAGTAATATCGTCTTCCTTTATATCTTGGAGTAGGGGAGTACTTCAGGGATTTCTGAAGATGAAAGATCTTTCAAAAACCTGGATAGTTGAGTATCTGTTTAAAATACCTTTGGCAGTGATACTATCCATCTACTTAGGTGTCTTAGGGGCTATACTCTCTATATCCCTCTCCTATATCTTTGGGGGTTTTTTTGGATTTAGACTATTGAGGAGATATGTGAGTATGGAGAAGTTGGATATTATTAATACTCTTATAGAAAAAAGAGATTTAATTAAAGAGGTGATTCTCTACTCCATACCTATAGCTTTAGGGACTGCATCCTACCGTCTCCTGAACGACTTAGATAGTATAGTTATAATGTCCCTCCTGGGAGCTCAAGATAACGGTATATACGGATACGCTTCTCTAATCTCCCGGGGGGTTTTTCTCTTCGCCTCTGCAGTGGGAATACCTTTACTACCAAGGGTTGCTAAGACTCGAGATTTCAAGAGTATAAAAAAAGCACTTCTTATAAATTTGGTCCTAATAACTCCAGTACTTCTAATTATGTTTCTCTTTCCAGAAAAAGTTTTGAGAATCTTCTTTGGAGTGGAGGATGAAAGGGCAGTTATCTCTTTAAAGATACTGTCGATTTCAGCAGGTTTTATGAGTTCATATACTGTATGTGCCTCGGCACTTCAAGGTTTAGGTTATGGAAGGATACCCCTCTATATCCTCCTAGTTGGAATTGCATTAAACGGTATCTTGAACTATCTACTTGTAAAAAAGATAGGTATTATAGGAGGTGCCTACGGGACTCTTGTATCTTCCATCCTCATCTTTACTTTGATAACAATATATCTAAAAAGAGTATATAAAAAGTGCGGGGGAGGGGATTTGAACCCCTGA
- a CDS encoding AAA family ATPase has protein sequence MKRLIGIAGMPGAGKSAIFEVAPKFNIPVVSMGDIVRHETLKRGLELTPENVGNTAVELRKEYGKEAIAVFCLKYIEEKYKDEDIVIIEGIRSMYEVDYFRKHYPLTIVAIHSSPKTRFKRLKKRKREDDTSEWEAFVERDMRELGFTIGNVISLADYMIVNEEEDYNTYLKNLENVLKKIISSWEKENSGEPGGI, from the coding sequence ATGAAGAGGTTGATAGGTATTGCAGGGATGCCGGGAGCTGGTAAGAGTGCAATATTCGAGGTGGCACCTAAGTTCAACATTCCGGTAGTTTCTATGGGGGATATTGTTCGTCATGAAACGTTAAAAAGAGGTTTGGAATTAACACCTGAAAATGTTGGAAATACCGCTGTAGAGTTAAGAAAAGAATATGGAAAGGAAGCTATAGCAGTTTTCTGTCTTAAGTATATAGAAGAGAAGTATAAAGATGAGGATATAGTTATTATTGAAGGTATAAGAAGTATGTACGAGGTAGATTACTTTAGAAAACACTATCCTCTTACTATTGTCGCAATTCATTCCTCCCCTAAAACGAGGTTTAAGAGGCTGAAAAAGAGAAAAAGGGAAGATGATACTTCGGAATGGGAGGCCTTTGTTGAGAGAGATATGAGAGAGTTAGGTTTTACCATCGGTAATGTGATATCCCTAGCTGATTATATGATCGTTAACGAAGAAGAGGATTACAATACCTATTTGAAGAACTTGGAAAATGTGTTAAAAAAGATAATCTCCTCCTGGGAAAAAGAAAATAGTGGCGAGCCCGGAGGGATTTGA
- the glmS gene encoding glutamine--fructose-6-phosphate transaminase (isomerizing), producing MCGIIGYLGDRKASEILLEGLKRLEYRGYDSCGIGVVDGDKLIIKKGVGKVDEVSKNENFLDVDGKAGIGHSRWATHGSITRENAHPHTDCKGELAVVHNGIISNYRELKEGLIKKGHKFKSQTDSEVIAHLIEEELKRLDKSQIFQEDYINAVKRAIKRLEGTYAILILNKDFPDLLLGVRNENPLLLGVKEEECFLGSDISAFLKWTKEIIPLEEGDMVILKKDGNKVSCGIYNLEEDKDVSNNRKRITIEWDIETAEKGGYEHFMLKEIMEEPEVIKNSARISREEIEELVRCIRDYDRVYIVAMGTSLHAGMVGEYWFSKLNKLVIPCDASEFLVKGIVDENTLVIGITQSGETYDTIRAIRYAKSKGAKTATIVNILGSTATRISDITVMMGAGIEIAVCATKTYVSQLMILYRLFIEYGKIISRDMRIFEKELEKIPEYIKGILENRDAIKKVSKSLKAKNYLFISKGINLPNALEGALKFKEITYLHAEGMSSGFLKHGTISLIDDNMDTVALVPPSSSDLFRSVVSNIEEIKARGGKVVAISPMEIEVVDHLIEIPDVLEEVSPFLYAPVCQLLAYYKAVELGRDVDKPRGLAKSVTVE from the coding sequence ATGTGTGGAATAATAGGATACCTGGGAGATAGAAAGGCCTCAGAGATCCTACTGGAGGGACTGAAGAGGTTAGAATATAGAGGATATGACAGTTGTGGTATTGGAGTTGTTGACGGAGATAAATTGATAATAAAAAAAGGTGTTGGTAAGGTAGATGAAGTTTCTAAAAATGAGAATTTCCTCGACGTAGATGGAAAGGCAGGTATTGGACACTCTAGATGGGCAACTCATGGAAGTATAACAAGGGAGAACGCCCACCCTCATACAGACTGTAAAGGAGAGTTAGCAGTGGTTCATAATGGGATAATCTCAAACTATAGAGAGTTAAAAGAGGGATTGATTAAAAAAGGACATAAATTCAAGTCCCAGACAGATAGTGAAGTTATAGCACATCTAATTGAGGAAGAGCTGAAGAGGTTAGATAAATCCCAAATCTTCCAGGAGGATTACATTAACGCTGTAAAGAGGGCAATAAAGAGGTTAGAGGGCACCTATGCAATACTTATACTGAATAAGGACTTCCCAGATTTACTCCTTGGAGTAAGGAATGAGAATCCTTTACTTTTAGGTGTAAAGGAAGAAGAATGTTTCTTAGGTAGTGATATATCTGCCTTTTTGAAGTGGACGAAGGAGATTATTCCCTTAGAGGAGGGAGATATGGTTATTCTTAAAAAGGATGGGAACAAAGTATCCTGCGGTATATACAACTTGGAAGAAGATAAAGATGTTAGCAACAACAGGAAGAGGATTACTATAGAGTGGGATATAGAAACTGCAGAGAAGGGAGGTTATGAGCACTTCATGCTTAAGGAGATTATGGAGGAGCCCGAAGTTATAAAGAACTCTGCACGGATATCCAGGGAGGAGATCGAGGAGTTGGTAAGATGTATAAGGGATTACGATAGGGTGTATATCGTTGCCATGGGTACTTCTCTCCATGCAGGAATGGTTGGAGAATACTGGTTTTCAAAGTTAAATAAGTTAGTAATCCCATGTGATGCATCTGAGTTCCTAGTAAAGGGAATAGTTGATGAAAATACCTTAGTTATAGGGATCACTCAAAGTGGAGAAACTTATGACACCATAAGGGCTATAAGATATGCAAAAAGTAAAGGGGCAAAAACTGCTACAATAGTAAATATACTCGGATCTACAGCAACAAGGATAAGTGATATCACAGTTATGATGGGGGCAGGTATTGAGATTGCAGTATGTGCAACAAAAACTTACGTATCTCAACTTATGATACTGTATAGATTGTTTATAGAGTACGGTAAAATAATTAGTAGAGATATGAGGATATTTGAGAAGGAGCTAGAGAAGATCCCTGAATATATCAAAGGGATATTGGAGAACAGGGATGCTATAAAGAAGGTATCAAAGAGTTTAAAGGCTAAAAACTATCTATTTATCTCCAAGGGCATAAATCTACCAAATGCCTTGGAGGGTGCTCTGAAGTTCAAGGAAATCACGTATCTACATGCTGAAGGCATGAGTAGTGGATTTCTGAAACATGGCACCATATCTCTTATAGACGATAACATGGATACTGTAGCTCTCGTGCCACCTTCCAGTAGCGATCTCTTCAGATCTGTAGTATCAAACATAGAGGAGATAAAGGCTAGAGGTGGTAAGGTAGTTGCCATATCCCCTATGGAAATAGAAGTTGTTGATCACTTGATAGAGATACCTGATGTGTTAGAGGAAGTAAGTCCTTTCCTCTATGCACCAGTTTGCCAGTTGTTGGCATACTATAAGGCTGTAGAACTTGGTAGGGATGTTGATAAACCAAGAGGGCTTGCTAAAAGTGTTACTGTGGAGTAA
- a CDS encoding anaerobic ribonucleoside-triphosphate reductase activating protein, with protein sequence MKIFGIIDLSTLDYPKKCSSVVFMSGCNMKCGYCHNYTQMKKNTYNISPYKVYKSMDLTFSEAIVVSGGEPTVQPQALMEFCKIVKRERNLPIKLDTNGSNVDTVKELVQEGLIDYLAVDVKCAFEKYWDIAQYDGSKIESNVKKLIKICKKEGVFIECRTTYIPEKIDREDIYTVVRTVKGCDLYALQQFDREHSWKEEYRKMREPTLEELVELGKIAKEYVPSVAVRSKEGILYL encoded by the coding sequence ATGAAGATATTTGGAATAATAGATCTATCCACGTTAGACTATCCTAAAAAATGTTCTTCCGTTGTATTTATGAGTGGTTGCAATATGAAGTGTGGATACTGTCACAACTACACACAGATGAAGAAAAATACCTACAACATCTCCCCCTACAAGGTTTATAAAAGTATGGATTTAACCTTTTCAGAAGCCATAGTAGTAAGTGGAGGGGAACCTACGGTACAACCTCAGGCTCTCATGGAGTTTTGTAAGATAGTGAAGAGAGAAAGAAATCTTCCAATAAAATTGGATACCAATGGATCCAACGTAGATACTGTAAAGGAGTTGGTCCAGGAAGGACTTATAGATTATTTAGCTGTAGATGTTAAATGTGCCTTCGAAAAATACTGGGATATTGCTCAATATGACGGTAGTAAAATAGAGAGTAACGTAAAAAAACTTATAAAAATCTGTAAGAAAGAAGGTGTTTTCATTGAGTGTAGAACTACATATATACCAGAGAAAATAGATAGAGAAGATATCTACACTGTTGTTAGAACTGTGAAAGGTTGTGATCTCTATGCCCTACAGCAGTTTGACAGAGAGCACTCTTGGAAAGAGGAATACAGGAAGATGAGAGAACCTACCTTGGAAGAACTTGTAGAGTTGGGAAAGATAGCCAAGGAGTATGTTCCCAGTGTCGCTGTGAGATCTAAGGAAGGGATACTGTATCTTTAG
- the guaA gene encoding glutamine-hydrolyzing GMP synthase produces MFDAKRFIEETVSKLKKELGDKRAIIALSGGVDSSVAAVLTAKAIGDRLLAVFVDTGLMRKGEAEEIYRIFKEGLGLNLKIVDKKDLFLNALKGVKDPEKKRKIIGKLFIEVFEEVAKENGEEVLIQGTIAPDWIESEGKIKTHHNIALPSGMVLEVVEPLRDLYKDEVRLVAKELGLPDKIVYRQPFPGPGLAVRVLGEITPEKLEICREANAIVEEEVEREGLNRKLWQYFAVVLDSKATGVKGDIREYNWIVAVRMIESLDAMTASVPEIPFSLLKRISKRITSEVPNVARVVFDITDKPPATIEFE; encoded by the coding sequence GTGTTTGATGCAAAGAGGTTTATAGAAGAGACTGTCTCTAAGTTAAAGAAAGAACTAGGAGATAAGAGAGCTATAATAGCTCTCAGTGGAGGAGTAGATAGTTCTGTAGCGGCAGTACTTACAGCCAAGGCTATAGGAGATAGACTTTTGGCAGTATTTGTAGATACAGGACTTATGAGGAAGGGAGAGGCAGAGGAGATATACAGGATATTCAAAGAAGGTTTAGGACTAAATCTCAAGATTGTGGATAAAAAGGATCTCTTTTTAAATGCTTTGAAAGGCGTAAAGGATCCGGAGAAGAAGAGAAAGATTATAGGCAAGTTGTTTATAGAAGTATTTGAGGAAGTTGCAAAAGAAAACGGAGAGGAGGTCCTAATCCAAGGTACCATAGCCCCAGATTGGATAGAGAGTGAAGGAAAAATTAAAACCCATCACAACATAGCCCTACCAAGTGGTATGGTTTTAGAGGTTGTAGAGCCACTGAGAGACCTCTACAAAGATGAAGTTCGATTAGTTGCAAAGGAATTAGGTCTCCCAGATAAAATAGTATATAGACAGCCCTTTCCAGGTCCAGGTCTAGCAGTGAGAGTATTAGGAGAAATTACTCCAGAGAAATTGGAGATATGTAGGGAGGCAAACGCCATAGTTGAGGAGGAAGTGGAGAGGGAGGGATTGAATAGAAAACTCTGGCAGTACTTTGCGGTAGTACTTGACAGTAAGGCTACAGGGGTTAAGGGAGATATAAGGGAGTACAACTGGATAGTAGCAGTTAGGATGATAGAGTCCCTAGATGCTATGACAGCAAGTGTCCCTGAAATCCCCTTCAGTCTTCTAAAGAGGATAAGTAAGAGGATTACTTCAGAGGTTCCGAATGTTGCAAGGGTTGTATTCGATATTACAGATAAACCTCCTGCGACTATAGAGTTTGAGTAA